The Acidimicrobiales bacterium genome has a segment encoding these proteins:
- a CDS encoding ABC transporter ATP-binding protein, producing the protein MAEEAIISLRGVTKSFGSHTVLKDISFDVPKGRITAIMGPSGTGKSVLLKNIIGLLRPDAGEIWVDGEQTVGMSEKDLYRVRRKFGVLFQDGALFGSMNMYDNIAFPLREHTRKSEREIREIVMEKSALVGMLDHMNKVPGEVSGGMKKRAGLARALVLDPEIVLFDEPDSGLDPVRVAYLDELVVDVQKKTGATFFIITHNIPSVMRTAEYIGVLFRSGLVKFASKEEMKTTDNKIIRQFLAGRAKGPIGMDEMASDDDEDDGSETTYEILSV; encoded by the coding sequence GTGGCCGAAGAGGCGATCATCTCGCTGCGAGGGGTCACCAAGTCGTTTGGCTCCCACACCGTTCTGAAGGACATCTCCTTCGACGTGCCCAAGGGCCGCATCACGGCCATCATGGGGCCGTCGGGCACCGGCAAGTCGGTGCTGCTGAAAAACATCATCGGGCTGCTGCGCCCCGACGCGGGCGAGATCTGGGTCGACGGCGAGCAGACCGTCGGCATGTCGGAGAAGGACCTCTACCGCGTGCGGCGCAAGTTCGGCGTGCTGTTCCAGGACGGGGCACTGTTCGGATCGATGAACATGTACGACAACATCGCCTTCCCGTTGCGCGAGCACACGCGCAAGTCCGAGCGCGAGATCCGCGAGATCGTGATGGAGAAGTCGGCGCTTGTCGGGATGCTCGACCACATGAACAAGGTGCCGGGTGAAGTGTCGGGCGGCATGAAAAAGCGCGCCGGCCTCGCCCGGGCGCTGGTGCTCGATCCCGAAATCGTGCTCTTCGACGAGCCCGACTCCGGCCTCGATCCCGTCCGCGTGGCCTATCTCGACGAGCTCGTGGTCGACGTCCAGAAGAAGACGGGCGCCACGTTCTTCATCATCACGCACAACATCCCCTCGGTCATGCGCACCGCCGAGTACATCGGGGTGTTGTTCCGCTCCGGTCTCGTGAAGTTCGCCTCGAAAGAGGAGATGAAGACGACCGACAACAAGATCATCCGCCAGTTCCTGGCCGGGCGGGCCAAGGGTCCCATCGGCATGGACGAGATGGCGAGCGACGACGACGAGGACGACGGCTCCGAGACCACCTACGAGATCCTCTCGGTCTAG
- a CDS encoding FAD-dependent thymidylate synthase, with amino-acid sequence MTRYAVETFTPDEAVILRRYFTNLDQPVFALTNLPEVVKGALFARYSRSAKSLRRLFLDEFVGELDMTGDLTVDATMGLNRAEELYRKVFFEYGDDSVAQLGGVHLACEQSSNLLTKVLEWGRLMAYLEQSTRYIAYDTRLGNGRYRYYRDPAILKSAHGTRYVGDMDRMFDTYAELVPAMQQHYRKVHPQQPGDSDFVWNQAVKAKAFDAIRGLLPAASLSNVGIYGTGQAYEQLLIRMNAHPLPEAREYAQMMLTELRKVIPSFLTRVDLEDRGQRWSHYLEDNRDAMESVARELFAGSDPPATDEVTLVRWDPDAEDRMITAMLYPYSNQPETAIAARVAQMSADEKVRVVHAYVGDRTNRRHRPGRALENVWYRFDILSDYGAFRDLQRHRMLTIEWQALTPHFGYELPTDVADAGLAETYDESMERSAELHDVLCADFPHEAAYAVALAYKVRYAMTLNARAAMQMLELRTERQGHPSYRKVCQQMHNLIAERAGHHAVAEMMRYVDHETYDLERLESERRAEVRRASIDA; translated from the coding sequence ATGACGAGGTACGCCGTAGAGACCTTCACGCCCGATGAGGCGGTGATCCTGCGGCGCTACTTCACGAACCTCGATCAGCCGGTGTTTGCCTTGACGAACCTGCCGGAAGTGGTCAAAGGCGCCTTATTCGCCCGCTACAGCCGATCGGCGAAGAGCCTGCGCCGCTTGTTCCTCGACGAGTTCGTCGGCGAGCTCGACATGACCGGCGACCTCACCGTTGACGCCACCATGGGCCTCAACCGCGCCGAAGAGCTGTACCGCAAGGTGTTCTTCGAGTACGGCGACGACTCGGTCGCCCAGCTCGGGGGCGTCCACCTCGCCTGCGAGCAGTCGTCGAACCTGCTGACCAAGGTGCTCGAGTGGGGCCGGCTGATGGCCTACCTCGAGCAGTCCACCCGCTACATCGCCTACGACACCCGGCTCGGCAACGGTCGCTACCGCTACTACCGCGACCCGGCGATCCTGAAGTCGGCGCACGGCACCCGCTACGTGGGCGACATGGACCGCATGTTCGACACCTACGCCGAACTCGTGCCGGCGATGCAGCAGCACTATCGCAAGGTGCACCCGCAGCAGCCGGGCGACTCGGACTTCGTGTGGAACCAGGCGGTCAAGGCCAAGGCGTTCGACGCCATCCGCGGGCTGCTGCCCGCCGCGTCGCTGTCCAACGTCGGCATCTACGGCACGGGCCAGGCCTATGAGCAGCTGCTGATCCGCATGAACGCCCACCCGCTGCCCGAGGCGCGTGAGTACGCCCAGATGATGCTCACCGAACTGCGCAAGGTGATCCCGTCGTTTCTCACCCGCGTCGACCTCGAAGACCGCGGCCAGCGGTGGTCGCACTACCTCGAAGACAACCGCGACGCCATGGAGTCCGTCGCCCGGGAACTCTTCGCCGGCAGCGATCCGCCGGCGACCGACGAAGTGACGCTCGTGCGCTGGGATCCCGACGCCGAGGACCGCATGATCACCGCGATGCTGTATCCGTACAGCAACCAACCCGAGACGGCCATCGCGGCGCGCGTGGCGCAGATGTCGGCCGACGAGAAGGTGCGCGTCGTGCACGCCTACGTCGGTGACCGCACCAATCGCCGGCACCGCCCCGGCCGTGCCCTCGAAAACGTCTGGTACCGCTTCGACATCCTCAGCGACTACGGCGCCTTCCGCGATCTGCAGCGGCACCGCATGCTCACGATCGAATGGCAGGCATTGACGCCCCACTTCGGCTACGAACTCCCGACCGACGTCGCCGACGCCGGTCTCGCCGAGACCTACGACGAGTCGATGGAGCGCTCGGCCGAACTGCACGACGTGCTGTGCGCCGACTTCCCGCACGAGGCCGCCTACGCAGTCGCCCTGGCCTACAAGGTCCGCTACGCCATGACGCTCAACGCCCGGGCCGCCATGCAGATGCTCGAGCTGCGCACCGAGCGCCAAGGTCACCCGTCGTACCGCAAGGTGTGCCAGCAGATGCACAACCTGATCGCCGAGCGCGCCGGCCATCACGCGGTGGCGGAGATGATGCGCTACGTCGACCACGAGACGTACGACCTCGAACGGCTGGAGTCGGAGCGGCGCGCCGAAGTGCGCCGTGCATCGATCGACGCCTGA
- a CDS encoding alcohol dehydrogenase catalytic domain-containing protein, protein MDAWILDESPGSYRRGEIDLPPLARDEVRVRVVASALNHMDIWVTKGMPKPHTPHVPGADGAGVVDAIGDEVRNVAVGDEVVINPAVSCRKCDYCLAGESPLCKQFGILGEHRWGTHAEYVIVPAANVVAKPASLDWPAAAAFGLCWLTAWRMLRRARLTAGETMLVVGVGGGVSTAGLVLGVASGATVYATSRDEAKRTRAVEMGAAAAFDSNAPWPVQADVVFENVGAATWNNSIRALKPGGRLVTCGGTAGSTVEISLPRLFFKQHEIIGSTMGSYAEFDAVMHLVAAGVPVPIDEVFDGLDAYPAALERLATGSQSGKIVIRHK, encoded by the coding sequence ATGGACGCGTGGATTCTCGACGAGTCGCCGGGCAGCTACCGCCGCGGGGAGATCGACCTGCCGCCGCTGGCGCGCGACGAGGTGCGCGTGCGCGTCGTCGCCTCCGCCCTCAACCACATGGACATCTGGGTGACCAAGGGCATGCCGAAGCCACACACGCCCCACGTACCGGGCGCAGATGGCGCGGGCGTGGTCGATGCGATCGGCGACGAGGTGCGCAACGTCGCGGTCGGCGACGAGGTGGTGATCAACCCCGCCGTTTCGTGCAGGAAGTGCGACTACTGCCTGGCGGGGGAGAGCCCCCTGTGCAAGCAGTTCGGCATCCTCGGCGAGCACCGCTGGGGCACGCACGCCGAGTATGTGATCGTGCCGGCGGCCAACGTCGTGGCCAAGCCGGCGTCGCTTGACTGGCCCGCCGCGGCGGCGTTCGGGTTGTGCTGGCTCACGGCGTGGCGCATGCTGCGCCGCGCCCGGCTCACCGCCGGCGAGACGATGCTCGTCGTCGGCGTCGGCGGCGGGGTGAGCACCGCCGGCTTAGTCCTCGGCGTCGCCAGCGGCGCCACCGTCTACGCCACGTCGCGCGACGAAGCCAAGCGGACGCGGGCCGTCGAGATGGGCGCCGCGGCCGCGTTCGACTCGAACGCGCCGTGGCCCGTGCAGGCCGACGTCGTGTTCGAGAACGTCGGCGCCGCCACGTGGAACAACTCGATCCGGGCCCTCAAGCCCGGCGGGCGCCTCGTGACGTGCGGCGGCACCGCCGGCAGCACCGTCGAGATCTCCCTGCCGCGCCTGTTTTTCAAGCAGCACGAGATCATCGGCTCGACCATGGGCTCCTATGCCGAATTCGACGCCGTGATGCACCTCGTGGCCGCCGGGGTGCCCGTGCCCATCGACGAGGTCTTCGACGGCCTCGACGCCTACCCAGCGGCTCTCGAGCGACTTGCAACGGGGTCGCAGTCCGGAAAAATTGTGATCCGCCACAAGTGA